GCTGTCGGCGTGGAACGCCTGGCCGTCGGTGATCTTGCAGATCTCCTGCAGCGTCTGGTCGTCGACCGGAACCGGAATCGTCGCGCCTTGGTAGACGACGGTGCCGTCGGGCGTACCGAACGAGATCGTCGAGATCTGTACGCCCTCGGACTTGGCCGCGCGCGCCGCGGTGAACGCTCCCTGCGGGGCGTTGGGATCCAGCGGCACGTTCTCGGCGCCGTCGGACTCCAACACGATGCGTGCCGGGGGCGGTCCGTCGCCGCCGCCCATCACCGCACCGACCGTAGCGATCGCCTGTAGCGCGGTGAAAATGCCTTCTCCGGTGGCGGTTTTCGGAGCCGGTTGCAGGCCGTCGATCGCGGCCTTGACGGCACCGCGGTTGGTCGTCGGCGACACCAGGAGGGTGGCGTTGGCCGCGAACGCCACCAGCCCGAGGTTGATCGCGGGAGTCAGCTCGTCGGCGAACTGCTTACCGGCCTCTTGCGCGGCGACCAGCCGGTTCGGAGACACATCGGTGGCGGCCATCGACTCCGAGACGTCGATGACCAACATCACCACCGCGCGGTTGAGCGGAATGCGGACATCGGTCGTCGGCCCGGCCATCGCCGTCGTCAGCAGTACCAGCGACACCGCGAGCAGGATCGTCGGGATGTGACGCCACCGGGACAGCCGCGCGGGCGCGACGCGCTCGAGCACTTCCATGTTGGCGAATCGCAGCACGCGTCGGCGTCGGGCGAATTGCTGGACGACGTAGAGCCCGATCACCAGCAGCACGGCCAGCAGGAGCAGGAAGAACCATCCGTGCTGAAAGCCCGTGAGCGACACCGGACCCAGCAGTGGCAACTTCATGCCACGACACACTATTCACCAAACGCCGGCGGTGCACGGCACCCCGGTCAGCCGGCGACGAGGTCCCGGCGCTCAGTGAATTTGATGTCGAGACTACGCAGGTGGGTCTGCAGCCCGGCGTCCTGAACGGGAATCAGGTGAGCGGGCTGACCGGTCTCGTTGAAGTGGGCGTGCCACATGCCCGGCGGAGTGGTGAACGCCCCACCGGCCTGCCAGTCCACCCGGATCGGGTCGACGATGTCGCCGCGCTCGTCGAGGCGGGTGCCCAGCAACGAGTAGCAGCCGCGGGGCGGCGCATCGAGAATGAGATCCAATGCGACCGATTGGTGCCGATGCGGGCGCTGCTCCTGGTTGGGCGGCAGCACGCCGAACATTGCCCACAGGACGTGGGTGATGGTCAGCGTCTGCTCCTGGTTCTCGTTGGCCAGCAGCACGCTCACCCGGCTCTTGTCGTTGGCGCCGGGACGCGACGCGATCTCGTCCAGCTTGGTCACCGCGTCCGTGCGGCAGAACTTGGTCGCGGCGAACCTCGGCTCGCGCGCCTCGGCGCCCAGGTAACGCAGCAGCGGCTCGTCGTGCACCCAATACATGGCCGCCTCCGAGTCGGCGTAGAACACCGAGCGCGAACCGGCGGGCAGGGTCAGGAAGTCACCCTTCTCCCACTTGACCAGCTGCCCGTTGACCGCGGCGAAGCCGTGCCCGAACAGCACGTAGTACAGCTGCGAGGTGGCGTTGGGATGGGTGTCGATCTGCTCACCGGCACGGATGCGCAGGAAGTTGGCCAGCAGTGCGGGACTCGTCGCCGCGCCGGTGATGCCCAAGTCGGAGGACAGATCCAGCGGCACGATGCCGGTCGGCTGGTCCATGTAGACCTCGGGTCCGAACTGGGTAATCGGAACCTGCGGCGCATACCCGGAGCCGATCGGATTGGCGGCCTTGGAGTACTCGAAGTAGCGCGCTTCATCGGCCCAGTCGGCGAAACGCCCCTCGAACCCGTACTCGGCCACGTTGGTCATCGGAGCGGGAATCGTCGGGTCCAAGTTCACGGACATCGCGCATCTCCTTAATGCTCGGTTTCATCTTGTGTTTAAATCGTATCTATCTTGTATCTCAGTGTCAATCGCGATGTCGGGTACAGTACTGACACCCTGAGATACGACTGAGCTACAAGGGGGCGCCCGTGGCAGCGACCGCCAAGGACCGCGCGCTGGAGTACGTCAAGACCCAGGTGCTCACCGGAGCGTTTCCCGGCGGCGAACTGATCAGCGAGGGTGACGTCGCGACCGCACTGGGCATGTCGCGGACCCCGGTGCGCGAGGCCTTCCTGCGCATGGAGGCCGAGGGCCTGCTGCGGCTGTATCCGCAACGCGGGGCGCTCGTCGTGCCCGTCTCCCCCGACGAGGTTCGCTCGGTGATCGAGGCCCGGTTGATGCTTGAGCAGCATGCCGCGCGGAAAGTGGTCGGCCGCGGGCCCGCCGTGTGTGCCGCGGTGTTCGAACGGTTGACCGCCGAGCTGCAACGGCAGCGCGAGACCGCGGCGGCGGGCGACTGGCGGCAATTCCTGGATTCCGACCGCGCCTTCCACGCCATCACTCTCGAAGAGTCGGGAAACGCGATTCTGTCCGGCTTCTACTCCTCGCTGCGCGACCGTCAGATGCGGATGATCGGCGAATCGGCGCTGCGCGAACAAGATCGGGTCGCGACGATCATGCGTGAGCATCTCGCGATCGCCGAGGCACTGCGCGACGGCGATCTGCCACGAGCTCAGCAGGCGGTGCGGACGCACCTGGCCAGCACCGTGCGCGCGATCGGTCTCGCCGTCGACTCGTCGTTGATCTGACTCCAGCGCGGGCCGACACGGTCTTACACACACGCCCAAAACCGCCCGAAGCCCAATCATGCGTGCTAGAAATCCCTACAAGGGGTCGACCTCTTCGGGCGGGGGTTTAACCAAAGCGCTTCGCCGATTTTACTGGTCCGTCCGAAAGGCAACGACGCCATGGACTTTGGATTGCTCATGCCGGAAATCAACTCCGCTCGCATGTATTCCGGACCCGGGTCGGGCCCGCTGCTCGCCGCCGCGGCGGCCTGGGACGAACTGGCCGCTCAGCTGGAATCGGCTGCCAGCGGTTACTTTTCGGAAGTCTCCGGTTTGACCGGGCAGACGTGGTTCGGTCCGTCGTCGATGCGGATGGCCGCCGCCGCCACACCCTATGTGGCCTGGCTGGAGGCGGCCGCCGCGCAGGCCGCCCAAACCTCGGCTCAGGCCTATGCGGCGGCAGCGGCCTACGAGGCGGCGTTCGCGATGACGGTGCCCCCGCCGGTGATCGCGGCCAACCGGGCCCAGCTGATGGCGCTGGTCGCGACCAACTTCTTCGGGCAGAACACCCCGGCGATCGCGGCTACCGAAGCCCAGTACGGGGAGATGTGGGTGCAAGACGCCACCGCGATGTACACCTACGCCGGCGACGCCGAGGTCGCGAGCACCCTGGCCCCGTATGACGAGGCCCCGCAGACCACCAACCCGAACGGGCAGGCCGATCAGGCCCGCACGATGGCCCAGAACGCGGGCAATCTCACCAGCGCGCGCACCCAATCCCTGGTGCAGCAGGTATCGACCAACACCACCGGGCCCGGTGGCATCGACTACACGCCCGTCGGCGACGCCGACCCCCCGATCCCGCCCGGAACCTCGGCCAACGTGCCGCCGCTGAGCATCATCTCCGTCGGGACCAACTCGCACCTGATCGTCGACGCCGGGTCGGTCACCATGGCACCCACCGGCGTCGCCGGCTTCGTCGAAGTCACTGCCCAGAGCGGTTCGGTCATCACCCTCAACCCGGGCAGCGTCTTTACCGCCGGCGGAATTGTCCCGCAGTGGGTGAACGTGGCGACCGGCGCCAATGTGAGCGGCGTCGTCACCGCTGACGCCGGAGGCCTCACGCTTACCCCCAAATTCGCCATCGGGGCCTTCGGCTTCATCAACTCGGGCTCCGTCACGCTCGGTCCGGGCACCGGCCTCATCACCGTGAACGACACCGCCGTCGGATTTGCCGGCCTGTCCGGCGCGACCCTCACCAATGCCGCGGGCTCCGTCTCCTACAGCGCCGTCCCGGCACCCGCGTTGGCCTCCGCACCCGGCCTGGCCGGAACCGCCGGAATTCAGCCCCAGCTCAATGCGGAGGGGCTCGCCGACTGGGCCCGCCGCCTCGTCGCCCCCGAGGAAGAACTTGCGGCGGCGGCCCTGGGGTAAATAGCGCCGGGTAAGCGGTAGCGTCGAACCATGAAGCGCTGCATCGTCGGCGGATTGGCCGTCGTGCTGATCACCGGAGGGCTGCTGACCGCGGCGCCGCCGGCCAGCGCCGGCTGCCAGTACGGCGGACTCGTTATCAGCAAATGCGACGGGCCCATTGCGCCCGACGGCACCTGGCAGCGGTGCGTGGTAACACACAATCTGGTGGCCAACGGCGCCAGCTCCTTCTTTGTGCCCGAGCGGACCTGCAACGTGATGGGCCCCGGCGGGCTGGACCCGCACATCGACGATTAGCCGCACCGCTAGCCGAACGCCGTCGTGTCGGAAGCCCAGGCCGCGGCGACACGCCTACTGGCGATCGGCGAGCGCGTCGACAAATGTAGTCGCTACCGGCGTCTTCTTAAGTCGGACCATGTCAGACCACAGCCGCGAGGTGTAGCGTGAGCGTTGCTGAGGATTCCAGCCAGTCCGGAATGAGGCCAGCCGCATCGCCGCTTCCCTCACTGAGCAGTAGCTCGTGCCGAACGCACACTGCAGACAACCGCATACGGACATCATGAACCCCTTTCGAGCCGAAAATGTCGCCCTCGGGACCGACTTCCTCGACCATGCCGGGGTGGCGCTGGAGCTGGACAATGCCCTAGAACACGCTCGCCATCTGACTGTGCTGGCCGACCGTGAGCGGATCGCACATAAGCTCAACGACCATGTGATTCAGCAGATCTTCGCTATCGGTTTGGATCTGCAGGGCACCATCGCCCGGTCTCGATCGAGCGAGATCGCCGCTCGGCTGAACCGGTCGGTCACCGACCTGCAGAACGTGATCGAGGACATTCGCACCACCGTCTTCGAATTGCACGTCACCGGCACACAGCGGATC
The Mycobacterium sp. 050128 genome window above contains:
- a CDS encoding VWA domain-containing protein, encoding MKLPLLGPVSLTGFQHGWFFLLLLAVLLVIGLYVVQQFARRRRVLRFANMEVLERVAPARLSRWRHIPTILLAVSLVLLTTAMAGPTTDVRIPLNRAVVMLVIDVSESMAATDVSPNRLVAAQEAGKQFADELTPAINLGLVAFAANATLLVSPTTNRGAVKAAIDGLQPAPKTATGEGIFTALQAIATVGAVMGGGDGPPPARIVLESDGAENVPLDPNAPQGAFTAARAAKSEGVQISTISFGTPDGTVVYQGATIPVPVDDQTLQEICKITDGQAFHADSLQSLKEVYGTLQRQIGYETVKGDASLAWLLLGSVLLAGAVLAGLFLNRRLPA
- a CDS encoding cupin, with the protein product MSVNLDPTIPAPMTNVAEYGFEGRFADWADEARYFEYSKAANPIGSGYAPQVPITQFGPEVYMDQPTGIVPLDLSSDLGITGAATSPALLANFLRIRAGEQIDTHPNATSQLYYVLFGHGFAAVNGQLVKWEKGDFLTLPAGSRSVFYADSEAAMYWVHDEPLLRYLGAEAREPRFAATKFCRTDAVTKLDEIASRPGANDKSRVSVLLANENQEQTLTITHVLWAMFGVLPPNQEQRPHRHQSVALDLILDAPPRGCYSLLGTRLDERGDIVDPIRVDWQAGGAFTTPPGMWHAHFNETGQPAHLIPVQDAGLQTHLRSLDIKFTERRDLVAG
- a CDS encoding GntR family transcriptional regulator gives rise to the protein MAATAKDRALEYVKTQVLTGAFPGGELISEGDVATALGMSRTPVREAFLRMEAEGLLRLYPQRGALVVPVSPDEVRSVIEARLMLEQHAARKVVGRGPAVCAAVFERLTAELQRQRETAAAGDWRQFLDSDRAFHAITLEESGNAILSGFYSSLRDRQMRMIGESALREQDRVATIMREHLAIAEALRDGDLPRAQQAVRTHLASTVRAIGLAVDSSLI
- a CDS encoding PPE family protein, giving the protein MDFGLLMPEINSARMYSGPGSGPLLAAAAAWDELAAQLESAASGYFSEVSGLTGQTWFGPSSMRMAAAATPYVAWLEAAAAQAAQTSAQAYAAAAAYEAAFAMTVPPPVIAANRAQLMALVATNFFGQNTPAIAATEAQYGEMWVQDATAMYTYAGDAEVASTLAPYDEAPQTTNPNGQADQARTMAQNAGNLTSARTQSLVQQVSTNTTGPGGIDYTPVGDADPPIPPGTSANVPPLSIISVGTNSHLIVDAGSVTMAPTGVAGFVEVTAQSGSVITLNPGSVFTAGGIVPQWVNVATGANVSGVVTADAGGLTLTPKFAIGAFGFINSGSVTLGPGTGLITVNDTAVGFAGLSGATLTNAAGSVSYSAVPAPALASAPGLAGTAGIQPQLNAEGLADWARRLVAPEEELAAAALG
- a CDS encoding CDGP domain-containing protein; its protein translation is MKRCIVGGLAVVLITGGLLTAAPPASAGCQYGGLVISKCDGPIAPDGTWQRCVVTHNLVANGASSFFVPERTCNVMGPGGLDPHIDD